Proteins encoded in a region of the Vicia villosa cultivar HV-30 ecotype Madison, WI linkage group LG5, Vvil1.0, whole genome shotgun sequence genome:
- the LOC131603844 gene encoding probable RNA methyltransferase At5g51130 → MEEKNGRKREGENLKSKKNNKKHNQVFQYGNYKSYYNYRISEGVDEDPRLKVLKKEWFQGKDCLDIGCNSGIITIQIALKFSCRSILGIDIDSDRVCDANWNLRKTARLKSAGNKPSKVSKLNDNSHTDNSKNSVTPSSHVETKDISNEPSSLEQVDLFSIVSFQCENFVQSPHPPGKQYDTILCLSVAKWIHLNWGDDGLITLFAETWKLLRPGGFFVLEPQPWKSYESNRYVTENTSANFRNIKIRPEEFQEILLDKIGFRTVEAITSDLTGSTTGFNRPILVFQK, encoded by the exons atggaagaaaaaaatggaagaaaacgCGAAGGAGAAAACCTAAAATCAAAGAAGAACAACAAAAAGCATAATCAAGTTTTCCAATACGGAAACTACAAGAGTTACTACAACTACCGA ATTAGTGAAGGCGTTGATGAAGATCCTCGCTTGAAAGTGTTAAAGAAAGAGTGGTTTCAAGGGAAGGATTGTCTTGATATTGGTTGCAACAGTGGAATAATCACCATACAGATTG CATTGAAGTTTAGCTGCCGGAgcattcttggaattgacattgatTCTG ACCGAGTGTGTGATGCAAATTGGAATTTGAGAAAAACTGCTAGATTAAAATCTGCCGGGAATAAACCTTCCAAGGTCTCCAAACTCAATGACAACAGCCACACGGACAATTCAAAGAACAGTGTCACTCCATCATCACATGTTGAAACAAAAGACATTTCAAATGAGCCTTCTTCTTTGGAGCAAGTTGATCTTTTCAGTATTGTTTCTTTTCAATGTGAAAATTTTGTTCAGAGTCCACACCCACCAGGAAAGCAATATGATACTATTCTTTG TCTGAGTGTAGCAAAATGGATTCATCTAAATTGGGGTGATGATGGCTTAATTACATTATTTGCAGAGACTTGGAAGCTGCTCCGACCT GGTGGCTTTTTTGTGCTGGAACCTCAGCCATGGAAGTCATATGAAAGCAACCGTTATGTCACAGAG AATACTTCTGCCAACTTCCGTAATATTAAGATTCGACCAGAAGAGTTTCAGGAAATACTGCTAGATAAG ATTGGATTTAGAACAGTAGAAGCAATCACTTCAGATTTGACAGGTAGCACGACTGGTTTCAACAGACCAATTTTAGTTTTTCAGAAATAA
- the LOC131603845 gene encoding casein kinase 1-like protein 3 codes for MERIVGGNYKLGRKIGSGSFGEIYLATHIDTYEIVAIKIENSKTKHPQLLYEAKVYNVLQGGSGIPSIKWFGVDREDNVLAMDLLGPSLEDLFVYCGRKFSLKTVLLLADQMITRIEYVHSKGYLHRDIKPDNFLMGLGRKANQVYMIDFGLAKRYRDSTSNRHIPYRENKNLTGTARYASCNTHLGIEQSRRDDLESLGYVLLYFLRGSLPWQGLRAATKKQKYDKICQKKVSTPIEVLCKSHPVEFASYFHYCHSLTFDQRPDYGFLKRLFRDLFAREGYEFDFVFDWSILKYQQSQKHRVPPSLSPVPGASNNRAVPMEFDKHQGHGEERIKSGNATGPGVKVQFKSPTGRNLSSDNPLDKNIFGEANMPSTSHSPAGASKRNPLKPALSAEPSNPGHGQGSKIGPSSSWISSLQRISSSK; via the exons ATGGAGCGAATCGTTGGCGGAAACTACAAGCTCGGCCGCAAGATCGGAAGTGGATCCTTCGGTGAAATCTACCTCG CTACGCATATTGATACTTATGAAATTGTCGCTATCAAGATC GAGAATAGTAAAACAAAGCATCCACAACTACTTTACGAGGCAAAGGTCTACAATGTTCTTCAAGGAGGAA GTGGCATTCCAAGCATAAAATGGTTTGGTGTAGATCGGGAGGATAATGTACTGGCTATGGATTTACTTGGCCCTAGTCTTGAAGATCTTTTTGTGTATTGTGGAAGGAAGTTTTCATTGAAGACTGTGTTACTGTTAGCTGATCAAATG ATTACTAGAATAGAATATGTGCACTCTAAAGGATATTTACATAGGGATATTAAACCCGATAACTTCCTCATGGGACTTGGTCGGAAAGCCAATCAG GTTTACATGATCGATTTTGGGCTTGCAAAACGGTATCGGGACTCCACAAGCAATCGCCACATCCCTTACAG GGAGAACAAAAATTTAACAGGGACTGCTCGATATGCAAGTTGCAATACTCATCTTGGGATTG AGCAAAGTAGACGGGATGATTTGGAATCTCTAGGATACGTACTTCTCTACTTCCTTAGGGGAAG ccTTCCCTGGCAAGGTCTAAGGGCTGCAACAAAGAAACAGAAGTATGATAAGATATGCCAGAAGAAAGTATCAACTCCCATCGAG GTACTATGCAAATCTCATCCTGTAGAGTTTGCTTCATATTTCCATTACTGCCACTCTTTGACGTTTGATCAACGGCCTGATTATGGATTCTTGAAGCGTTTATTTAGAGACCTATTTGCTCGGGAAG GCTATGAGTTTGATTTCGTTTTTGATTGGAGCATTTTAAAGTATCAGCAATCACAGAAGCATAGAGTGCCACCTTCCTTATCT CCAGTTCCTGGGGCAAGTAACAATCGTGCCGTCCCAATGGAATTTGACAAACATCAAG GGCACGGTGAAGAGCGAATTAAATCAGGAAATGCTACTGGTCCTGGTGTTAAAGTACAGTTTAAATCACCAACTGGTAGAAACTTGAGTTCTGATAACCCTCTTGACAAGAAT ATTTTTGGAGAAGCAAATATGCCCTCTACTTCGCATTCTCCTGCTGGAGCTTCAAAAAGGAACCCCTTGAAGCCTGCCTTGTCTGCCGAACCTTCCAACCCTGGACATGGGCAAGGAAGTAAAATTGGCCCTTCAAGTAGCTGGATATCATCTTTGCAGCGCATATCTTCTTCCAAATGA
- the LOC131603847 gene encoding uncharacterized protein LOC131603847 isoform X1: MEKMIAVGIIWGATNAIMRRGALLWDEALKSSSAKQPHPQSTNLAQKIAFSLRNWLMLLSIWQYSIPFLVNLSASATFFSILSEAPLSLAVPVTNATTFASTAVVATLLGEQTNLPRTFFGFMKLPSLGGNINYSTRLLGWEWL, translated from the exons ATGGAGAAGATGATCGCAGTGGGAATAATATGGGGCGCCACCAACGCTATCATGCGCCGTGGTGCACTTCTTTGGGACGAAGCACTCAAATCCTCTTCCGCGAAACAACCACATCCTCAATCAACAAATCTCGCTCAAAAAATCGCGTTCTCTCTACGCAACTGGCTTATGCTTCTCTCCATTTGGCAATACTCGATCCCCTTTCTAGTTAACCTCTCCGCCTCCGCCACTTTCTTCTCCATCCTCTCCGAAGCTCCTCTCTCCCTCGCCGTCCCCGTCACAAACGCCACCACCTTCGCTTCCACTGCTGTCGTTGCTACACTCCTCGGCGAACAAACCAATCTCCCCCGCACTTTCTTCG GGTTCATGAAGCTGCCAAGCCTGGGTGGGAACATTAATTATTCCACGAGACTATTAGGATGGGAGTGGCTCTAA
- the LOC131603847 gene encoding uncharacterized protein LOC131603847 isoform X2, translating to MEKMIAVGIIWGATNAIMRRGALLWDEALKSSSAKQPHPQSTNLAQKIAFSLRNWLMLLSIWQYSIPFLVNLSASATFFSILSEAPLSLAVPVTNATTFASTAVVATLLGEQTNLPRTFFGTALIIIGICLCINS from the coding sequence ATGGAGAAGATGATCGCAGTGGGAATAATATGGGGCGCCACCAACGCTATCATGCGCCGTGGTGCACTTCTTTGGGACGAAGCACTCAAATCCTCTTCCGCGAAACAACCACATCCTCAATCAACAAATCTCGCTCAAAAAATCGCGTTCTCTCTACGCAACTGGCTTATGCTTCTCTCCATTTGGCAATACTCGATCCCCTTTCTAGTTAACCTCTCCGCCTCCGCCACTTTCTTCTCCATCCTCTCCGAAGCTCCTCTCTCCCTCGCCGTCCCCGTCACAAACGCCACCACCTTCGCTTCCACTGCTGTCGTTGCTACACTCCTCGGCGAACAAACCAATCTCCCCCGCACTTTCTTCGGTACTGCTCTCATCATCATCGGAATTTGCTTATGTATCAATTCATAG
- the LOC131603846 gene encoding probable xyloglucan endotransglucosylase/hydrolase protein 26: MGVNMAKFEKMLVAFFICAFVSNVIQVNADFSKSMYLTWGVQHSSIIGEDLHLVLDKTSGSAARSKRSFLFGSIEMLIKLIPGNSAGTVTAYYLSSAGSHHDEIDFEFLGNSSGQPYTVNTNIYTQGKGSREQQFHLWFDPSAGFHNYTIHWNPTEIVWYVDSIPIRVFRNYENEGIDYPNKQGMRVYTSLWNADNWATRGGLVKTDWSNAPFKVGFHHFRARACKWNGAVSINQCASNVKANWWKSSIYKQLSYGQIKLLNLVRKNFMVYDYCKDYKRFNGHIPHECFKIQS, encoded by the exons ATGGGGGTTAACATGGCCAAATTTGAAAAAATGTTGGTAGCTTTTTTTATCTGTGCATTTGTATCCAACGTAATCCAGGTGAATGCAGACTTTTCAAAGAGCATGTACCTCACCTGGGGTGTCCAACATTCTTCAATTATTGGTGAAGATCTTCACCTTGTGTTGGATAAAACCTCGG GATCAGCTGCTCGCTCGAAGAGATCTTTCTTATTTGGAAGTATTGAAATGTTAATCAAGCTGATACCAGGAAATTCTGCAGGAACAGTCACAGCGTACTAT CTATCTTCCGCGGGAAGCCATCATGATGAGATAGACTTTGAGTTCTTAGGTAACAGTTCAGGACAACCCTACACAGTCAACACTAACATTTATACACAAGGAAAAGGAAGCAGAGAGCAACAATTTCACCTCTGGTTTGACCCAAGTGCTGGTTTTCACAATTACACCATTCACTGGAATCCCACAGAAATTGT GTGGTATGTCGATAGCATACCAATTCGGGTTTTCCGGAACTACGAAAACGAAGGCATTGACTATCCAAACAAGCAAGGAATGAGGGTTTATACCAGCCTATGGAACGCAGATAACTGGGCAACAAGAGGCGGTCTAGTGAAAACCGATTGGAGCAACGCACCATTCAAGGTAGGGTTTCATCATTTCAGAGCAAGGGCTTGCAAGTGGAATGGAGCAGTTAGTATTAATCAATGTGCCTCCAATGTCAAAGCAAATTGGTGGAAATCTTCCATCTACAAACAACTGAGTTATGGCCAGATAAAGCTATTGAACTTGGTGAGGAAGAATTTTATGGTCTATGACTATTGCAAAGACTACAAACGATTCAACGGACACATCCCTCACGAATGCTTCAAAATACAATCCTAA
- the LOC131608187 gene encoding aldehyde oxidase GLOX1, with protein sequence MTHLLLNVVVILSILLLAAEAKPKHHIPYRYRPKFHRNPLLPRFPAFDLPIIDNNDETPIIKNPIPTEDVVKENVKKPDFAIASLGQWEIISQDSGVSAMHVNLLPTNKIIIYDAKVYRTSRIRLPEGEPCLAFKDFRTQENGIDCFAHSVEYDIETNQVRPLKINRGDPWCSSGGLTPDGTFISTGGFADGGKTVRHFGGGCQDCKWREYDETLVDERWYATQQILPNGEIILIGGRKSFSYEFIPLQEGQKAGKSYFFPFLYETSDIDENNLYPFVHLSTDGNLFIFSNNRSLLLNPTNHKVVRTFPVLLGGSRNYPASGQSALLPIDLNAETIKAEVIVCGGNLPEAFLLAETKKIFLPALQDCGRLTISEKFPKWDTEMMPSRRTMGDSLILPNGQLLFINGAQLGTAAWWDAEAPNYTPVLYEPEKPKGLRFKLMKATQIARMYHSTSLVLPNGKIWVGGSNTHDTYKDNIKYPTETRIEAFSPPYLDEAFARYRPQINEVASQKVLRYGDLFETEFSVEVGFGLTANDIKVTMYAPPFTTHGFSMGQRLVVLKIDELIEQEQGNFRVKTAAPPSGAIAPPGYYLLFVVHRGIPSTGIWVHIQ encoded by the exons ATGACACATTTATTATTAAATGTTGTTGTAATTCTCTCTATCTTGTTACTTGCCGCGGAAGCCAAACCTAAACATCACATACCATACAGATATCGTCCCAAGTTTCATAGAAATCCCTTACTCCCAAGATTTCCAGCTTTTGATCTACCTATAATTGATAACAATGATGAAACTCCCATTATTAAAAATCCTATCCCTACAGAAGATGTTGTAAAAGAGAATGTAAAAAAGCCTGATTTTGCAATAGCTTCTCTTGGTCAATGGGAGATAATTTCACAGGATTCTGGTGTATCAGCAATGCATGTTAATTTGTTACCTACAAATAAAATCATTATATATGATGCTAAGGTTTATCGGACATCGAGAATCAGATTACCAGAAGGCGAACCATGTCTTGCATTCAAAGATTTTAGGACTCAAGAAAATGGAATTGATTGTTTTGCTCATTCTGTTGAATATGATATTGAAACAAATCAAGTTAGACCCCTCAAG ATAAACCGCGGAGATCCTTGGTGTTCGTCTGGAGGACTTACACCCGACGGTACATTTATTAGTACAGGTGGTTTTGCCGACGGAGGAAAAACCGTTAGACACTTTGGTGGCGGTTGCCAAGATTGCAAATGGAGGGAATATGATGAGACATTGGTTGATGAAAGATG GTATGCAACTCAACAAATTCTTCCGAACGGAGAAATCATATTGATCGGAGGACGAAAAAGTTTTAGCTACGAGTTCATTCCGTTACAAGAAGGCCAAAAAGCCGGAAAATCTTacttttttccatttttataTGAAACTTCTGACATTGATGAGAACAACTTATACCCTTTTGTCCATCTTTCGACAGACGGAAacctatttattttttcaaacaatCGTTCCCTCCTTTTGAATCCAACTAACCATAAAGTAGTACGTACCTTCCCCGTTTTACTCGGCGGATCACGTAACTATCCCGCCTCAGGTCAGTCTGCTCTCCTACCAATAGACCTCAACGCGGAAACCATCAAGGCGGAAGTCATAGTCTGCGGTGGAAACCTCCCCGAGGCTTTCCTGTTAGCCGAAACAAAGAAAATATTCCTCCCAGCTCTTCAAGATTGCGGTAGGTTAACAATCTCCGAGAAGTTCCCCAAGTGGGATACTGAAATGATGCCATCGAGGAGAACCATGGGAGACAGTCTTATCCTCCCGAACGGACAGCTTTTGTTCATCAATGGTGCACAGTTAGGTACAGCTGCATGGTGGGATGCTGAAGCACCAAATTACACACCAGTTTTGTATGAACCAGAGAAGCCTAAGGGGTTGAGATTCAAGTTAATGAAAGCTACTCAAATTGCAAGAATGTATCATTCAACTTCCTTGGTTCTTCCTAATGGAAAAATTTGGGTTGGTGGAAGCAACACACATGATACATATAAAGATAATATTAAGTATCCAACTGAGACTAGGATTGAAGCATTTTCTCCTCCTTATTTGGATGAGGCTTTTGCTAGATATAGGCCACAAATCAATGAAGTTGCATCTCAGAAAGTGTTGAGATATGGAGATTTGTTTGAAACTGAATTTTCAGTGGAAGTTGGGTTTGGTTTGACAGCAAATGATATAAAGGTGACAATGTATGCACCACCTTTCACTACTCATGGTTTCTCCATGGGTCAGAGACTTGTGGTTCTCAAGATTGATGAGCTCATTGAACAAGAACAAGGAAATTTCAGGGTTAAGACGGCGGCGCCGCCGTCGGGGGCTATTGCTCCTCCTGGATATTACTTGCTCTTTGTTGTCCACCGTGGTATACCAAGCACAGGAATATGGGTGCACATTCAATAA
- the LOC131606001 gene encoding F-box protein SKIP19-like has protein sequence MASSRVLAREVKMENTTRKPNWLELPRDVTLNMLQRLHTVEVITSACLVCPLWWNICKDPYMWRTIRMPEFYHAHYKCMDWMKMASNLRRLRIVYCDKLSDKGFIEVVKKFPLIDELDISNNYLSKHSFEAVGSCCPFLKTLTYDNDVSIYQNVEAIVIAKTMHGLRSLTISGWRLTSVRVVAILDGCSLLESLNLEYCYYMSSKSTSLSQSLKKRCSEQIKSFIPPILDGNYCYPCDYYFDDFNFD, from the exons ATGGCGTCTTCTAGGGTTCTAGCAAGGGAAGTGAAGATGGAAAACACAACAAGAAAGCCAAATTGGCTTGAACTTCCAAGAGATGTCACATTAAACATGCTGCAGAGGCTTCATACCGTTGAAGTAATCACAAGTGCATGTTTAGTGTGTCCTTTATGGTGGAATATCTGCAAAGATCCTTACATGTGGCGCACCATTCGTATGCCCGAATTCTACCATGCACACTATAAATGTATGGATTGGATGAAGAT GGCGAGTAATCTAAGGCGCCTCCGGATTGTATATTGTGACAAACTTTCAGATAAAGGAtttattgaagttgtgaagaaatttccATTGATTGATGAACTGGACATTTCAAACAACTATCTATCTAAGCATTCTTTTGAAGCTGTTGGGTCATGTTGCCCTTTTTTGAAAACACTGACATACGACAACGATGTGTCCATTTACCAGAATGTTGAGGCAATTGTTATCGCTAAAACAATGCATGGATTACGCAGTCTTACAATTTCAGGATGGAGGCTTACATCTGTTAGGGTTGTTGCCATTCTTGATGGATGTTCTCTCCTTGAATCTCTTAACCTGGAATATTGTTATTATATGTCTTCAAAAAGTACAAGTTTGagtcaaagtttgaagaaaaggtGCAGTGAGCAAATCAAATCATTCATTCCACCAATACTTGATGGCAATTATTGTTATCCTTGTGATTATTACTTTGATGATTTtaattttgattga